Proteins found in one Aethina tumida isolate Nest 87 chromosome 1, icAetTumi1.1, whole genome shotgun sequence genomic segment:
- the LOC109600128 gene encoding E3 ubiquitin-protein ligase TRAIP: protein MDCTICLQMFNPDSDIYTAPCGHLFDYACINRWILWRSPTCPHCKAECTMNECHKVHLDIPENPEARNYENQINHLCQQIQAKDNKLRLLRTKRDEVLAEIEGHTLRIEEQRQELVVNERSLEELYATIEELQANIRTLTRKEQCAKRRLKELRNSLKDVSGVLDRFSSKVNIYKRQYHRIRRKLNSLQTGWATEKAELTNEVEEYERKLKSHGINTEFLDDAIEEMEIIPPESD, encoded by the exons ATGGATTGCACCATTTGTCTTCAGATGTTCAACCCCGACTCGGACATTTACACCGCACCTTGCGGTCACTTGTTTGACTACGCCTGCATAAATCGCTGGATTCTCTG GAGGTCCCCCACTTGTCCACATTGCAAGGCCGAGTGCACCATGAACGAGTGCCACAAAGTGCACTTGGACATACCGGAAAATCCCGAGGCGAGGAACTATGAGAACCAAATCAACCACTTGTGTCAGCAAATCCAGGCCAAGGACAACAAGCTTAGGCTCCTGAGGACCAAGCGGGACGAGGTTTTAGCTGAAATTGAAGGGCACACGCTCAGAATTGAAGAGCAGAGACAGGAGTTGGTGGTGAACGAACGATCGCTTGAAGAATTATATGCAACGATTGAGGAATTGCAAGCAAATATTCGGACTCTAACTAG GAAGGAGCAGTGCGCCAAGAGAAGGCTGAAGGAGCTCAGAAACTCTTTGAAAGATGTGAGCGGTGTGCTTGACCGTTTCAGCTCGAAAGTTAACATCTACAAACGTCAATATCATCGCATCAG ACGTAAGCTGAACTCACTTCAGACCGGTTGGGCTACAGAAAAGGCAGAATTGACTAATGAGGTTGAAGAGTACGAAAGAAAACTAAAGTCGCATGGAATTAACACGGAG ttcTTGGATGATGCCATCGAAGAAATGGAAATTATCCCTCCTGAATCAGACTAA